In the Lysinibacillus sp. PLM2 genome, one interval contains:
- a CDS encoding long-chain-fatty-acid--CoA ligase, producing MNSSNLLARNARKYPTNEAVICHGRRVTYKELDDQVNRFSNALKDLGIHQGDKVLIYMPNVLEFVVSYFAIQRIGAIVVPVNAKFTLTEVKYVAEHAEASVIIVHEAIFSAVEKILNVNIKIKTGAAQEGWYSYNDLIVSGNNNEVDCCLKEDDLSTILYTSGTTGKPKGVLFSYRNILAVAHMIAIEMEVKPESRMLLMMPLTHSAPLHLFLMSAVLVGATNVLTPTFTPDLFIDSIENEKTTHFFGAPVAYLVTASHPRLQTADLSSMKWWVYGGAPLSIKEVRHLQQAFQTENLTCVYGLTEGGPSGSILFGYEHKDKAGSIGKRAPFGTELRIVNENGEDVVVGEVGEVVLYGEGNMVGYYRDEEATKAAFLGEWVRTGDLARYDEEGYIWIVDRKKDVIISGGVNIYPKEIEDRILQFEGIVEVAVVGVPHEEWGETVKAIYAAKKQIDEQELKDYLSQHLAKYKIPRIYEQVEALPRNASGKILKQQLKQQVVS from the coding sequence ATGAATAGTTCAAATTTATTAGCAAGAAATGCCCGTAAATATCCGACAAATGAAGCAGTCATTTGTCATGGAAGAAGAGTGACTTATAAAGAGTTAGATGACCAAGTGAATCGTTTTAGTAATGCCTTAAAAGACTTAGGTATTCATCAGGGAGATAAGGTATTAATCTATATGCCAAATGTATTGGAGTTTGTCGTTAGCTATTTTGCTATTCAGCGAATTGGAGCCATTGTAGTCCCAGTCAATGCGAAGTTTACATTAACAGAGGTGAAGTATGTTGCAGAACATGCAGAAGCATCGGTTATTATTGTCCATGAAGCAATTTTTTCTGCTGTTGAAAAGATTTTAAATGTCAATATAAAGATTAAAACAGGAGCAGCACAGGAAGGGTGGTACAGCTACAACGATTTAATTGTAAGCGGTAACAATAATGAGGTGGATTGCTGTTTAAAAGAAGATGATCTCTCAACAATTCTATACACATCAGGAACGACAGGGAAACCTAAAGGGGTACTTTTTAGCTATCGCAATATATTAGCAGTTGCACATATGATTGCTATTGAAATGGAAGTAAAGCCAGAAAGCCGTATGCTACTAATGATGCCACTTACACATTCAGCTCCACTACATTTATTCCTTATGTCAGCAGTATTAGTGGGTGCGACTAATGTTCTAACACCTACATTCACACCAGATTTATTCATTGATTCAATTGAAAATGAAAAAACAACTCACTTCTTTGGAGCGCCAGTTGCTTACTTAGTTACTGCATCTCACCCAAGACTTCAAACGGCTGATTTATCTTCAATGAAATGGTGGGTTTATGGAGGCGCACCACTTTCAATAAAAGAAGTACGTCATTTACAACAAGCATTCCAAACAGAAAACCTAACTTGTGTATATGGCTTAACAGAAGGTGGTCCTTCTGGTTCAATACTATTTGGTTATGAGCATAAAGATAAAGCTGGTAGTATTGGAAAACGAGCACCCTTTGGAACAGAACTCCGTATTGTGAATGAAAACGGAGAAGACGTGGTGGTAGGGGAAGTTGGTGAGGTGGTCTTATATGGTGAGGGGAACATGGTAGGCTATTACCGCGATGAGGAAGCAACGAAAGCAGCATTTTTAGGAGAATGGGTAAGAACTGGTGATTTAGCGCGTTATGATGAGGAAGGCTATATTTGGATTGTAGATCGTAAAAAAGATGTCATTATCTCTGGAGGAGTAAATATTTACCCAAAAGAAATAGAAGACCGTATTCTACAATTTGAGGGCATTGTTGAAGTAGCTGTTGTTGGGGTTCCACATGAAGAATGGGGTGAAACGGTTAAAGCAATTTACGCAGCAAAAAAACAAATTGATGAACAAGAGCTAAAAGATTATTTATCACAGCATTTAGCCAAGTATAAAATCCCCCGCATATATGAACAAGTAGAAGCCCTTCCTCGTAATGCATCTGGGAAAATATTAAAGCAACAACTGAAACAGCAGGTGGTGAGCTAA
- a CDS encoding group II intron reverse transcriptase/maturase has product MRGNGETSVQLLEKILSNQNMNEAYLRVYRNKGASGVDGITVDELKQYLKENKDELRQRIRTRKYQPQAALRVEIPKENGKMRKLGIPTVVDRVVQQAIHQVLSPIFEKEFSEYSYGFRPNRSCEMAIIKSLEFLNDGYDWIVDIDLERFFDTVNHDKLMRIISNTIDDGDVISLIRKYLVSGVLVKGKYEETPIGTPQGGNLSPLLSNIMLNELDKELESRGLHFVRYADDALIFVKSEKAANRVMESVVKFIEKKLGLIVNAEKSKIARPKDLKFLGFGYYYDSKDKKYQVRPHTISVQKFKRKLRQLTKRNWSIPLDYRILKLKQVIFGWVNYFRTANMKTAMREIDKKLRSRIRVIIWKQWKVPRKQIRSLIQLGIPEEEAKGLTFCRKGYRFIGLSKVVQRAISNKRLEQGEYPLLYNVT; this is encoded by the coding sequence GTGAGAGGAAATGGAGAAACGAGTGTGCAACTTTTAGAAAAGATTCTAAGCAATCAAAATATGAATGAAGCCTACTTACGTGTCTATAGAAATAAAGGTGCAAGTGGGGTCGATGGAATAACGGTTGATGAACTTAAACAGTATCTGAAAGAGAACAAGGATGAACTACGTCAGCGCATCAGAACTAGAAAATACCAACCACAAGCTGCCTTACGAGTGGAAATCCCAAAAGAAAATGGAAAGATGCGCAAACTGGGAATACCAACAGTAGTGGATAGGGTGGTTCAACAGGCAATTCATCAAGTACTCAGTCCGATATTTGAAAAAGAGTTTAGTGAATACAGTTACGGTTTTAGACCAAATAGAAGTTGTGAGATGGCAATCATAAAAAGTCTCGAATTTCTGAATGATGGATACGATTGGATAGTGGACATTGACCTTGAAAGATTTTTCGACACAGTCAACCATGATAAACTCATGCGAATCATATCCAATACAATCGATGATGGAGATGTCATTTCTTTAATTAGAAAATACTTGGTCAGTGGGGTCTTGGTAAAGGGTAAATATGAGGAAACACCGATTGGAACTCCGCAAGGAGGAAACCTCAGTCCACTATTAAGTAACATAATGTTGAATGAACTGGACAAGGAACTAGAAAGTAGAGGACTCCATTTCGTGAGATATGCGGATGACGCTCTTATCTTTGTGAAGAGTGAGAAAGCTGCAAATAGAGTGATGGAATCAGTCGTGAAGTTTATAGAAAAGAAATTAGGGCTGATAGTCAATGCAGAAAAGAGTAAAATCGCTCGTCCAAAAGACTTAAAATTCCTGGGGTTTGGATATTACTACGATTCAAAAGACAAGAAATATCAAGTTCGACCACATACAATCTCAGTACAGAAATTTAAAAGGAAACTTCGACAACTAACAAAGCGAAACTGGAGCATTCCGTTAGACTACCGAATATTGAAACTAAAACAAGTAATATTTGGTTGGGTAAATTACTTTAGAACTGCAAACATGAAAACGGCTATGCGTGAAATTGATAAGAAACTACGCTCAAGAATAAGAGTAATCATTTGGAAACAGTGGAAGGTACCAAGAAAACAGATAAGGTCACTAATCCAATTGGGGATACCCGAAGAAGAAGCCAAGGGCTTAACATTCTGTAGGAAAGGTTATCGATTTATCGGATTATCTAAAGTTGTTCAAAGAGCAATTTCAAATAAAAGGCTAGAGCAGGGGGAATACCCTCTGCTCTACAACGTTACTTAA
- the ydbM gene encoding putative acyl-CoA dehydrogenase YdbM translates to MKDLFIKTDKQSDWLEKLSTLEESFKGNAQQIDEESSFPSEHIQALREIGYTKITLPKELGGEGLSLYETISLQETLGSYDGSTALATAWTLLTVGELFENEYWDTSKLKTFAKAVEQGAIINRAVSEVATGSPIRGGRPGTQAVREGNKWVINGRKSYTTGSPELDYFLTSAWIEEKEKVGFFLIHKDTPGLSIDETWDVIAMRGTGSHDLVLNNVTVDESDLVELPTYNTGFKLNGWLLLIPATYLGIAQAARDYALRFANTHSPNSIKGTIATLPNVQSYLGEIELELATARFALYGAAQSYQDSKRKEAEGHTLTEDEGNIIINAVNTAKHVVTNAALKVVDKAMRVVGAKSLQRSNPLQRYYRDVRAGLHNPPMDDITIKKLAEFALKQDEIKKGNE, encoded by the coding sequence ATGAAGGATCTGTTCATAAAGACTGACAAACAAAGCGATTGGCTAGAAAAATTATCAACACTAGAAGAATCATTTAAAGGGAATGCACAGCAAATTGATGAGGAATCAAGCTTCCCAAGTGAGCACATTCAAGCGTTAAGAGAAATTGGCTATACGAAAATTACATTGCCAAAAGAACTAGGTGGAGAAGGCTTAAGTTTATATGAAACAATCTCACTCCAGGAAACACTAGGGAGCTATGATGGTAGCACGGCACTGGCAACAGCCTGGACTTTACTTACGGTTGGAGAATTGTTCGAAAATGAATATTGGGATACTTCAAAATTAAAGACTTTTGCAAAAGCGGTAGAGCAAGGTGCCATTATTAATCGTGCGGTAAGTGAAGTGGCAACTGGAAGCCCTATTCGTGGTGGCCGTCCAGGAACACAGGCAGTTCGTGAAGGGAATAAATGGGTGATTAATGGACGGAAAAGTTATACAACTGGCTCACCTGAACTTGATTACTTCTTAACATCTGCATGGATTGAGGAAAAAGAAAAGGTTGGATTTTTCTTAATTCATAAAGATACTCCTGGTTTGTCTATTGATGAAACATGGGATGTAATCGCAATGCGTGGAACAGGAAGCCACGACTTAGTGCTTAACAATGTAACAGTTGATGAATCAGATTTAGTAGAACTTCCAACATACAACACTGGGTTTAAATTGAATGGGTGGTTACTTCTAATCCCTGCAACATATTTAGGTATTGCTCAAGCAGCACGTGACTATGCACTTCGATTTGCTAACACACATTCACCAAACAGCATTAAAGGAACGATTGCAACATTACCAAATGTTCAAAGTTACCTTGGCGAAATCGAATTGGAGCTTGCAACGGCCAGATTTGCACTTTATGGCGCAGCACAAAGCTATCAAGATTCAAAACGAAAAGAAGCTGAAGGTCATACGCTAACGGAGGATGAAGGGAACATCATCATAAATGCTGTAAATACAGCAAAACATGTTGTGACAAATGCGGCATTAAAGGTTGTTGATAAAGCGATGCGAGTAGTTGGAGCAAAAAGCTTACAACGCTCAAATCCGCTTCAACGCTATTATCGTGATGTTCGTGCAGGACTACACAATCCACCAATGGATGATATTACAATTAAAAAATTAGCGGAATTCGCATTAAAACAAGATGAAATAAAAAAGGGGAATGAATAA
- a CDS encoding amino acid ABC transporter substrate-binding protein, protein MKFNKLLKFAAVGFASISILAACGSGGSEQSSGAAAEGGGEVRTIKVAYDQASKPMTYIDENGNATGYDVEVMKLVDELLPEYQFEYVGTTSDDLLIGVEQGKYHVGVKNAFWTEERSQKFIYPEEFLGLSSAGLVLKKENENIKNLSDFASAGMTLAPIAANNAQYTVIAEYNEANPDNPVKLQAGEEFTVDVVQWVNEGRVDGGVIIEGAFKGQVLEENGPYYNLKDEVVYNEFAVIKTWPLFNKNEADFAKAYDEAIKQLKETDKLRELSIEFYGRDLFEVLDQVER, encoded by the coding sequence ATGAAGTTCAATAAATTATTAAAATTTGCTGCAGTTGGTTTCGCCTCAATCTCTATTTTAGCTGCATGTGGAAGTGGCGGTAGCGAACAATCTTCAGGAGCAGCTGCAGAAGGTGGCGGCGAAGTTCGTACAATAAAAGTGGCTTACGACCAAGCTAGTAAACCAATGACTTATATTGATGAAAACGGAAATGCAACAGGCTATGATGTCGAAGTAATGAAATTAGTTGATGAACTTTTACCGGAGTATCAATTTGAATACGTAGGAACAACAAGTGATGACTTATTAATTGGTGTTGAACAAGGAAAATATCATGTGGGTGTTAAAAATGCCTTTTGGACAGAAGAACGTTCACAAAAATTCATCTACCCAGAAGAATTTTTAGGATTAAGTAGTGCAGGGCTTGTACTAAAGAAAGAAAATGAAAACATTAAAAACTTAAGCGACTTTGCATCTGCAGGTATGACACTTGCTCCAATCGCAGCAAACAATGCACAATATACAGTTATTGCTGAATACAACGAGGCTAACCCAGATAATCCAGTAAAGCTTCAAGCTGGTGAAGAGTTTACAGTAGACGTAGTTCAATGGGTGAATGAAGGTCGTGTCGATGGTGGGGTTATTATCGAAGGTGCATTTAAAGGTCAAGTATTAGAGGAGAACGGTCCTTACTACAACTTAAAAGATGAAGTAGTCTACAATGAATTCGCAGTAATTAAAACTTGGCCATTATTCAACAAAAATGAAGCAGATTTTGCAAAAGCTTACGACGAAGCTATTAAACAATTAAAAGAAACAGATAAACTACGTGAGTTAAGTATCGAATTTTATGGTAGAGATTTATTCGAAGTATTAGATCAAGTAGAACGATAA
- a CDS encoding amino acid ABC transporter permease, whose product MEKYFDINYLWTALPQLLPYLWITLFVAALAVIFGSLLGLVIAVFKLSKNRFLRFLANSYITIMRCTPSIVLLFLVYYGIPAFADYFFGIYLQDVHTGVFVVITFSLQFAAMMAEVIRSAYLAVDKGQYEAAVSVGLTPFQAMRRIIFPQAVVIALPNFGNGLISVLQEGALAYTIGFIDIVGKANLIIANNYNTHTLEIYIALAVFYWVLSITIEKFFTKLEKVFSKGQRSLKTS is encoded by the coding sequence GTGGAAAAATATTTCGATATAAATTACCTGTGGACGGCGCTTCCTCAGCTATTACCTTATCTTTGGATTACATTATTCGTTGCTGCATTAGCCGTTATTTTTGGTAGTTTATTAGGTTTAGTAATTGCAGTTTTTAAATTATCGAAAAATCGATTTTTACGTTTTCTTGCAAATAGCTATATTACGATAATGCGTTGTACGCCTTCAATAGTATTGCTGTTTCTTGTATATTATGGGATTCCCGCTTTTGCAGACTACTTCTTTGGCATCTATCTACAAGATGTACATACAGGGGTATTTGTTGTCATAACATTCAGCTTGCAGTTTGCTGCGATGATGGCAGAAGTAATCCGCTCAGCTTATTTAGCAGTCGATAAAGGTCAATACGAGGCTGCGGTAAGTGTTGGATTGACACCATTCCAAGCGATGAGACGAATCATTTTCCCGCAGGCTGTTGTAATCGCGTTGCCGAACTTCGGTAACGGATTAATCTCTGTCTTACAAGAAGGTGCACTTGCTTATACAATCGGATTTATTGACATCGTTGGAAAAGCAAATTTAATTATCGCTAATAATTACAATACACACACATTAGAAATATACATTGCGCTAGCTGTATTCTATTGGGTACTTTCAATCACAATTGAGAAGTTCTTTACAAAGCTTGAAAAAGTGTTCAGTAAAGGGCAACGTTCATTAAAGACTAGTTAA
- a CDS encoding amino acid ABC transporter permease → MNSSFINMEFLIDTFFVALSGVPVALLVTVVAMAIALPIGFFLALTRINEIPVLNGFTKVYVSFVRGTPIIIQIFVLYSIIPLILAGIFEKYNIDFPIYEVNPLWYAFIIFSFNTAAILVEVFRSALKTVSAGQLEAAHVVGLTTAQAYRRIIIPQMLVSAMPNLCNATINLIKATSLGYAISLQEITLKAKVEANVGYNYLEAYIDIFIVYLILCITVEYLFKVAEKRLSRYKAPVTA, encoded by the coding sequence ATGAACTCAAGCTTTATCAATATGGAATTTTTAATTGATACATTTTTTGTTGCATTGAGCGGTGTTCCTGTTGCTCTTCTTGTAACAGTCGTGGCAATGGCGATTGCACTACCCATCGGATTTTTCCTTGCCTTAACGAGAATAAATGAAATACCTGTATTAAATGGTTTTACAAAGGTTTATGTATCGTTTGTAAGAGGAACTCCAATTATCATTCAAATCTTTGTTTTATATAGTATTATTCCACTTATCCTTGCAGGGATCTTTGAAAAATATAATATTGATTTCCCAATCTATGAAGTAAATCCATTGTGGTATGCATTTATTATCTTTTCTTTCAATACGGCTGCGATTTTAGTAGAAGTATTTCGATCTGCATTGAAAACGGTTAGTGCTGGGCAATTAGAAGCTGCACATGTTGTTGGGTTAACAACTGCTCAAGCCTATCGTCGTATTATCATTCCGCAAATGCTTGTATCTGCCATGCCAAACTTATGTAATGCGACGATTAATTTAATAAAAGCAACATCTCTTGGATATGCCATTTCATTACAAGAAATCACATTAAAAGCGAAGGTAGAAGCAAATGTTGGATACAACTATTTAGAGGCATATATTGATATCTTTATCGTTTATTTGATTCTATGTATTACGGTTGAATATTTATTTAAAGTGGCTGAAAAACGATTAAGTCGCTACAAAGCGCCGGTAACTGCCTAA
- the glnQ5 gene encoding arginine ABC transporter ATP-binding protein: MLEIKNVHKSFGKNEILKGVDLNIDKGDVVVILGPSGSGKTTLLRCINFLERADEGTARFGDLSVDLHSASKKEVLDVRKKTAFVFQNYNLFNNKTALENVAEGLLIGRKVPKEESFKIAREALDKVGLSDKYDSYPSQLSGGQQQRVGIARAVALNPDVILFDEPTSALDPELVGEVLEVMKEIAREGTTMLVVTHEMGFAKDVAKKVIFMDGGNIVEEGTPHEIFVTPKEERTRRFLRRVLPGEYDFEI, translated from the coding sequence ATGTTAGAAATAAAAAATGTTCATAAATCTTTTGGGAAGAACGAAATATTAAAAGGGGTAGATCTCAATATTGATAAAGGTGATGTAGTTGTTATTTTGGGGCCTAGCGGTTCTGGTAAAACGACACTTCTACGTTGCATTAACTTTCTAGAAAGAGCGGATGAAGGGACAGCGAGATTTGGAGACTTATCCGTAGACTTACATTCTGCATCAAAAAAAGAAGTTTTGGATGTTCGTAAAAAAACGGCTTTTGTATTCCAAAATTATAATTTATTTAATAATAAAACGGCTCTCGAAAATGTAGCGGAAGGGTTGTTGATTGGACGAAAAGTACCAAAGGAAGAATCGTTTAAAATTGCTAGGGAAGCCCTTGATAAAGTGGGCTTATCAGATAAATATGATTCCTACCCAAGTCAATTGTCGGGTGGTCAACAACAACGCGTGGGGATTGCGCGTGCCGTTGCGCTAAATCCAGATGTGATTTTATTTGATGAACCAACTTCTGCCCTTGACCCAGAGCTGGTTGGAGAAGTGTTAGAGGTAATGAAGGAAATCGCTCGTGAAGGTACGACAATGCTTGTGGTAACACATGAAATGGGCTTTGCAAAGGACGTGGCAAAAAAGGTGATTTTCATGGATGGTGGGAACATCGTAGAAGAAGGTACACCTCATGAAATTTTCGTCACGCCGAAAGAAGAACGTACTCGTCGTTTCTTGCGCCGTGTACTTCCAGGTGAGTATGATTTTGAGATATAG
- the yvrB_2 gene encoding putative ABC transporter permease protein YvrB produces MKKMIIAYFSSIIVLLISIWLGVSIGAVDIPISTLWDEAANPNTYAILWSIRMPRVILAGLVGASLAIAGAAFQGLLKNPLADPYTLGVSSGASVGAVSTIFFGITIFGSLTLPIFGMIFAIITMFIVLTFARLVDRSMKMETLILTGVIFSSFLGSCISLMISLTGEQLREVIGWLLGSVSMRGWPHVTMILPFVIIGSIILWFYRRELNAMMYGDERAHSLGVNVKRSKIAVLIAGSMLTGAAVAVSGTIGFIGLVVPHMTRMLWGTDHRHLLTLSFLNGASLLIICDLVSRTIISPSEFPIGVITAFIGAPVFAYIFYKQRRGKGGA; encoded by the coding sequence ATGAAAAAAATGATAATTGCTTATTTCTCCTCTATAATCGTACTACTTATTAGCATTTGGCTAGGAGTTTCCATTGGAGCTGTGGATATTCCCATTTCTACTTTATGGGATGAGGCCGCCAATCCAAATACATATGCAATTTTATGGAGTATTCGAATGCCGAGGGTAATTTTAGCAGGGTTAGTTGGAGCTTCTCTTGCCATTGCAGGTGCTGCATTTCAGGGACTGCTTAAAAATCCATTGGCAGATCCTTATACTTTAGGTGTTTCTTCAGGTGCGTCAGTTGGAGCAGTTTCGACCATCTTTTTTGGAATTACAATTTTTGGATCACTTACATTGCCGATCTTCGGAATGATTTTTGCTATCATTACAATGTTTATCGTGCTTACATTTGCTCGACTTGTAGACCGTTCTATGAAAATGGAGACGCTAATTTTAACAGGGGTTATATTTAGTTCATTTTTAGGCTCCTGTATATCTCTTATGATTTCCCTTACTGGTGAACAACTAAGGGAAGTGATTGGATGGCTTCTTGGGAGTGTCTCGATGCGCGGATGGCCACATGTGACGATGATTTTGCCATTTGTAATCATCGGCTCTATTATTTTATGGTTCTATCGTAGAGAATTAAATGCCATGATGTACGGGGATGAGCGTGCCCACTCATTAGGTGTTAATGTGAAGCGTAGTAAGATAGCAGTACTTATCGCAGGATCAATGCTTACAGGTGCTGCTGTGGCTGTGTCTGGGACAATCGGATTTATTGGACTTGTTGTACCGCATATGACAAGAATGCTTTGGGGAACAGATCATAGACATTTGTTAACGTTATCCTTTTTAAACGGTGCATCTTTATTAATTATCTGTGATCTCGTGTCTAGAACAATTATAAGTCCATCTGAATTTCCAATCGGAGTTATTACGGCCTTTATTGGAGCACCGGTATTTGCATATATATTCTACAAACAAAGAAGAGGTAAGGGGGGAGCATAG
- the yvrA gene encoding putative ABC transporter ATP-binding protein YvrA — protein sequence MLKVENLTGGYSSTPVIKDVSFKVEKGTMLGILGPNGCGKSTLLKLISGIMTPTKGAVFIDQINQNHYSAKELAKKMTVLPQLHGSSFSNTVRDTVSLGRYPHQKGFFSSWSNTDEEAVVGAMNQTGVTPFEHIFIENLSGGERQRVFIAQALAQKSDLLLLDEPTNHLDIAHQQQLLDMIRKEVVDKGLTVVSVFHDINLASLYCDRILLMDSGVVRAFGEPHEVLLEGEIMDVYRAKVASHAHPIQPKPQITLLPEIQNNDAYNKITINNIKKCKEYVMLTTDFPLKVLSSAVHNAGLGWYSILLNRTVQHNYNIEQVKEEYLQYIINEGLSPTNTVGMMTAVDTKEAVIKSYDTSFGTVFVIVTAGVRNAIDVSKAYTREDQHYIGTINTWIIINGNLSDEAFVQGMMTATEAKTKALQHEKVYDAVSNTIATGTPTDSLLIAATQQGKLMQYAGPITEVGKVIGRGVFEAISEAIQNSRKGEEK from the coding sequence TTGCTAAAAGTAGAAAATTTAACAGGTGGCTATAGTTCAACTCCAGTTATAAAAGATGTTTCATTTAAAGTGGAAAAAGGTACAATGCTTGGCATACTTGGGCCAAACGGATGCGGTAAATCGACACTTCTAAAATTGATTAGTGGCATTATGACTCCGACAAAAGGAGCTGTATTCATTGATCAAATTAATCAAAATCATTATTCCGCAAAAGAATTAGCGAAGAAAATGACTGTACTCCCACAGCTGCACGGGTCATCATTTTCAAATACAGTTAGGGATACCGTATCTCTCGGACGATACCCACATCAAAAAGGTTTTTTTTCTTCATGGTCAAATACAGATGAAGAGGCAGTTGTAGGGGCAATGAATCAAACAGGTGTTACGCCATTTGAACACATATTCATTGAAAATTTATCTGGTGGGGAGCGTCAAAGGGTTTTTATTGCACAAGCTTTAGCTCAGAAATCAGATTTGTTATTGCTGGATGAACCGACAAACCATTTGGATATCGCACATCAACAGCAGCTTTTAGATATGATAAGAAAAGAAGTTGTCGACAAAGGATTGACAGTTGTATCGGTATTTCACGATATTAATTTAGCCTCCTTGTACTGTGACCGAATTTTACTGATGGATTCTGGTGTTGTAAGGGCTTTTGGTGAACCGCATGAAGTGTTGCTAGAGGGCGAGATTATGGATGTTTACCGTGCGAAAGTTGCATCTCATGCCCACCCAATACAACCAAAGCCTCAAATAACACTATTGCCCGAAATTCAAAATAATGATGCGTATAATAAAATAACCATTAACAACATAAAAAAATGCAAAGAGTATGTGATGTTAACTACGGATTTTCCATTAAAAGTATTATCTTCAGCTGTTCATAATGCTGGGCTTGGCTGGTATTCGATATTATTGAATAGAACGGTACAACATAACTATAATATTGAACAGGTGAAGGAAGAATATTTGCAGTATATTATAAATGAAGGGTTGTCTCCAACAAACACCGTTGGAATGATGACGGCAGTTGACACAAAAGAAGCAGTAATAAAAAGCTATGACACTTCTTTTGGAACTGTTTTCGTAATTGTTACTGCAGGTGTGAGAAATGCTATCGATGTTTCAAAGGCCTACACGCGAGAAGATCAGCATTATATCGGAACAATAAATACATGGATCATTATTAACGGAAATTTATCTGATGAAGCCTTTGTACAAGGAATGATGACTGCAACAGAGGCAAAAACGAAGGCACTACAACACGAAAAAGTGTATGATGCGGTATCAAATACAATCGCCACTGGTACACCAACGGATAGTTTGCTTATTGCAGCTACACAACAAGGCAAGCTTATGCAATATGCAGGGCCGATTACTGAAGTTGGGAAAGTTATTGGGAGAGGTGTTTTTGAAGCGATTAGTGAAGCAATCCAAAATTCACGAAAAGGGGAAGAGAAATGA
- a CDS encoding ATP--cob(I)alamin adenosyltransferase has protein sequence MKLYTKTGDKGKTSLMGGRVNKDDLRVEAYGTIDELNSFIGKAMTELDVNLFKDILEDLETIQHELFDCGGDLANVMKERKYKLQEASIEVLEKRIDSLTEEVPPLKRFILPGGTQAAATLHIARTVCRRAERRVVTLMNAVEDVPSVVQKYLNRLSDYFFAVARAVNHRLNVNDVEYIRSGDVFK, from the coding sequence ATGAAACTTTATACCAAAACAGGGGATAAGGGTAAAACAAGCTTAATGGGTGGCCGAGTGAATAAAGATGATTTACGTGTGGAAGCATACGGTACAATTGATGAATTGAATTCATTCATTGGGAAAGCAATGACGGAACTAGATGTAAATCTATTTAAGGATATATTGGAGGATTTGGAGACAATTCAGCATGAGCTTTTTGATTGCGGTGGAGACTTGGCAAATGTGATGAAGGAAAGAAAATATAAATTGCAGGAAGCTTCGATTGAAGTATTAGAAAAAAGAATTGATTCTTTAACAGAAGAAGTACCGCCATTAAAAAGATTTATTTTACCTGGTGGGACGCAAGCTGCTGCAACTCTTCATATTGCAAGAACAGTATGTCGCCGAGCTGAACGTCGTGTAGTAACTTTAATGAATGCTGTTGAAGATGTGCCATCAGTTGTTCAAAAATATCTGAATCGCTTATCAGACTACTTCTTTGCGGTTGCTCGAGCAGTCAATCACCGATTAAATGTAAATGATGTAGAATATATCCGTAGTGGGGATGTGTTTAAATAA
- a CDS encoding tail Collar domain-containing protein produces MDSYVGEIRLFAGNYAPQGWALCHGQMLYIAENELLFSLIGTTYGGDGQTTFALPDFRGRVVLSQGQNPTTGTNYTLGEKAGTETVTLSVDQLPNHTHGVQASSSSATVSSPENAYWASFAQYSTQAPNGKMNPAAVSGVGGSVPHNNMMPYLSMNYIISLYGIYPQES; encoded by the coding sequence ATGGATTCATATGTAGGTGAAATTCGGTTATTTGCAGGTAATTATGCACCACAGGGATGGGCGCTTTGTCATGGTCAAATGTTATATATTGCAGAAAATGAATTGCTTTTCTCACTTATTGGCACAACTTATGGTGGAGATGGACAAACAACCTTTGCTCTACCAGACTTTCGCGGAAGGGTTGTCCTATCTCAAGGGCAAAATCCAACGACTGGTACGAACTACACTTTAGGAGAAAAAGCTGGAACAGAAACAGTAACCCTATCAGTAGATCAATTGCCAAATCATACCCATGGAGTACAGGCTTCTTCATCGAGCGCTACAGTATCTAGTCCTGAAAATGCTTACTGGGCTAGTTTTGCCCAATATTCAACACAGGCTCCAAACGGAAAAATGAACCCAGCTGCTGTTTCAGGTGTTGGGGGAAGTGTCCCACATAATAATATGATGCCTTACCTATCAATGAATTACATTATTTCTTTATATGGTATTTATCCACAAGAAAGCTAG